The following proteins are encoded in a genomic region of Gemmatimonadaceae bacterium:
- a CDS encoding CoA-acylating methylmalonate-semialdehyde dehydrogenase encodes MKYPEVRNYVAGDFVTGEHEFLDVFNPSDGSVISKVPLSSRRDVDRAVAVAQAAFPAWSSLPIKERVQIFYRYRYLLERDIEELTALVTEENGKIYAEAKAEILKSMELTEFACSLPQITAGEVLEVSRGVECRIERFPLGVVASIAPFNFPNMVPNWTIPNAIALGNCLILKPSELVPLSANRIAGLLKEAGLPEGVFQVVHGGKDVVEAICDHSGIEAISFVGSTKIAKLVYRRGTANLKRVLALGGAKNHLIVMPDADLEMTSSNVVASMSGCAGQRCMAASVMVAVSNTDHIIKRIIEHAKTVVPGKNLGPVISAAARERIERYITEAEEKGATILVDGRNTVVAGKEGGYFVGPTIMDHVTPDMRIAQEEVFGPVLVIIRTKDLDQALAVENASPYGNAASVFTESGATARYVMERASAGMVGVNVGVPVPREPFSFGGWNESRFGVGDITGRGSIEFWTQSKKMTTKWNREHGTNWMS; translated from the coding sequence ATGAAATACCCCGAAGTCCGGAACTACGTGGCCGGTGACTTCGTGACGGGCGAGCACGAGTTCCTCGACGTGTTCAATCCGAGCGATGGTTCGGTCATCTCGAAGGTACCGCTGTCGTCGAGACGCGACGTGGACAGAGCCGTCGCGGTCGCCCAGGCGGCCTTTCCGGCATGGTCCTCGCTTCCCATCAAGGAGCGCGTCCAGATCTTTTACCGGTACCGCTACCTCCTTGAGCGCGATATCGAAGAGCTGACCGCGCTCGTCACCGAAGAGAACGGGAAAATCTACGCCGAGGCGAAGGCGGAGATCCTCAAGTCCATGGAGCTCACCGAGTTCGCCTGCTCGCTGCCGCAGATCACGGCGGGCGAAGTGCTCGAGGTGAGCCGCGGCGTCGAATGCCGGATCGAGCGCTTTCCCCTCGGTGTCGTCGCTTCGATCGCGCCGTTCAATTTCCCGAACATGGTCCCCAACTGGACCATCCCCAACGCCATCGCACTCGGCAACTGCCTGATCCTCAAGCCGTCGGAGCTCGTTCCGCTCAGCGCGAACAGGATCGCCGGGCTGCTGAAGGAAGCGGGACTTCCCGAGGGTGTGTTCCAGGTGGTGCACGGCGGCAAGGACGTCGTCGAGGCGATCTGCGATCACTCCGGAATCGAGGCCATCAGCTTCGTCGGCTCGACGAAAATCGCAAAGCTCGTGTACCGACGCGGCACCGCCAATCTCAAGCGCGTGCTCGCGCTCGGCGGCGCCAAGAATCATCTGATCGTGATGCCTGACGCCGACCTCGAGATGACGTCGTCGAACGTCGTCGCGTCCATGTCGGGATGCGCCGGACAGCGCTGCATGGCGGCGTCGGTGATGGTGGCGGTGTCGAACACGGATCACATCATCAAGCGGATCATCGAGCACGCAAAGACAGTCGTGCCCGGAAAGAATCTCGGCCCCGTGATCTCGGCGGCAGCGCGAGAGAGAATCGAGCGGTACATCACGGAGGCCGAAGAGAAAGGCGCCACCATCCTGGTGGACGGCCGCAACACAGTGGTCGCGGGCAAGGAGGGCGGATACTTCGTCGGCCCGACGATCATGGATCACGTGACGCCCGACATGCGCATCGCGCAGGAAGAAGTTTTCGGGCCCGTGCTGGTGATCATCCGCACGAAGGATCTCGACCAGGCGCTGGCCGTCGAGAACGCATCGCCATATGGAAACGCCGCGTCCGTCTTCACGGAAAGCGGCGCCACCGCGCGCTACGTGATGGAGCGCGCGAGCGCGGGAATGGTCGGTGTCAACGTCGGCGTGCCGGTTCCGCGCGAGCCCTTCTCGTTCGGCGGATGGAATGAGTCGCGCTTTGGCGTTGGCGACATCACCGGCCGCGGCTCGATCGAATTCTGGACGCAATCGAAGAAGATGACGACGAAATGGAACAGGGAGCACGGCACAAACTGGATGTCCTGA